The genomic DNA TCTGTTGTCGACCATCTCCATGTATTATCGCCGGACCAGTCTTTCACGACATTCCCATCGAGCAGGAACTGGTACTCGAGCGCATCCCCGTCAGGGTCTGTTGCACTCGCGCTCCAGACGACAGGAGTACCCGCAACCTGAGGCGACTCAGGAGATGCAACCAGGCTCTCGATCACCGGCGGATCGTTCGGTACAACCCTCGCCTCTATGACATACTGAGATGATGCTGAAACAGGCTCGTTCTTTCCATCTCTAACAACAACCGTTACACTGTGCGATCCGACATCAGCATCTGTTGTCGACCATCTCCATGTATTATCGCCGGACCAGTCTTTCACGACATTCCCATCGAGCAGGAACTGGTACTCGAGCGCATCCCCGTCAGGGTCTGTTGCACTCGCGCTCCAGACGACAGGAGTACCCGCAACCTGAGGCGACTCAGGAGATGCAACCAGTCCTGTCACCTGAGGTGGACGGTTTGGCATGATGATTGTGTACTGAGATGATGCTGAAACAGGCTCGTTCTTTCCATCTCTAACAACAACCGTTACACTGTGCGATTCGACATCAGCATCTGTTGTCGACCATCTCCATGTATTATCACCGGACCAGTCTTTCACGACATTCCCATCGAGCAGGAACTGGTACTCGAGCGCATCCCCGTCAGGGTCTGTTGCACTCGCGCTCCAGACGACAGGAGTACCCGCAACCTGAGGCGATTCAGGAGATGCAACCAGGCTCTCGATCACCGGCGGATCGTTCGGTACAACCCTCGCCTCTATGACATACTGAGATGATGCTGAAACAGGCTCGTTCTTTCCATCTCTAACAACAACCGTTACACTGTGCGATCCGACATCAGCATCTGTTGTCGACCATCTCCATGTATTATCGCCGGACCAGTCTTTCACGACATTCCCATCGAGCAGGAACTGGTACTCGAGCGCATCCCCGTCAGGGTCTGTTGCACTCGCGCTCCAGACGACAGGAGTACCCGCAACCTGAGGCGACTCAGGAGATGCAACCAGTCCTGTCACCTGAGGTGGACGGTTTGGCATGATGATTGTGTACTGAGATGATGCTGAAACAGGCTCGTTCTTTCCATCTCTAACAACAACCGTTACACTGTGCGATCCGACATCAGCATCTGTTGTCGACCATCTCCATGTATTATCGCCGGACCAGTCTTTCACGACATTCCCATCGAGCAGGAACTGGTACTCGAGCGCATCCCCGTCAGGGTCTGTTGCACTCGCGCTCCAGACGACAGGAGTACCCGCAACCTGAGGCGACTCAGGAGATGCAACCAGGCTCTCGATCACCGGCGGATCGTTCGGTACAACCCTCGCCTCTATGACATACTGAGATGATGCTGAAACAGGCTCGTTCTTTCCATCTCTAACAACAACCGTTACACTGTGCGATCCGACATCAGCATCTGTTGTCGACCATCTCCATGTATTATCGCCGGACCAGTCTTTCACGACATTCCCATCGAGCAGGAACTGGTACTCGAGCGCATCCCCGTCAGGGTCTGTTGCACTCGCGCTCCAGACGACAGGAGTACCCGCAACCTGAGGCGACTCAGGAGATGCAACCAGTCCTGTCACCTGAGGTGGACGGTTTGGCATGATGATTGTGTACTGAGATGATGCTGAAACAGGCTCGTTCTTTCCATCTCTAACAACAACCGTTACACTGTGCGATCCGACATCAGCATCTGTTGTCGACCATCTCCATGTATTATCGCCGGACCAGTCTTTCACGACATTCCCATCGAGCAGGAACTGGTACTCGAGCGCATCCCCGTCAGGGTCTGTTGCACTCGCGCTCCAGACGACAGGAGTACCCGCAACCTGAGGCGACTCAGGAGATGCAACCAGTCCTGTCACCTGAGGTGGACGGTTTGGCATGATGATTGTGTACTGAGATGATGCTGAAACAGGCTCGTTCTTTCCATCTCTAACAACAACCGTTACACTGTGCGATCCGACATCAGCATCTGTTGTCGACCATCTCCATGTATTATCGCCGGACCAGTCTTTCACGACATTCCCATCGAGCAGGAACTGGTACTCGAGCGCATCCCCGTCAGGGTCTGTTGCACTCGCGCTCCAGACGACAGGAGTACCCGCAACCTGAGGCGACTCAGGAGATGCAACCAGTCCTGTCACCTGAGGTGGACGGTTTGGCATGATGATTGTGTACTGAGATGATGCTGAAACAGGCTCGTTCTTTCCATCTCTAACAACAACCGTTACACTGTGCGATCCGACATCAGCATCTGTTGTCGACCATCTCCATGTATTATCACCGGACCAGTCTTTCACGACATTCCCATCGAGCAGGAACTGGTACTCGAGCGCATCCCCGTCAGGGTCTGTTGCACTCGCGCTCCAGACGACAGGAGTACCCGCAACCTGAGGCGACTCAGGAGATGCAACCAGTCCTGTCACCTGAGGTGGACGGTTGGGTGGAACCGGACGATTGATGATGTAGCGTGCAGTCTCCTTCGCATCGTAACCATCATCCAGATCATCGTATCCATCTCTCACACGAACCTCGATCTCGTTGGTGCCGATATCATTATCAGATGTCCTCCACACCCATCTTGTCTCGTTTATCCAGCCGGTCATATCCTTCCAGCTATCTCCTGTCGCCGGACCTTTCAGCAGAAACATGTACTCCAGTACATCCCCATCGGGATCAAATGCGTTAACGGTCCATCTCACAACCACACCCGCATCCTGTGGCCCCTCTGGATCACTTACAAATGACGTTACAACTGGGGGCTGATTCTCACCAAGACCCGGCCCCATGGGGTCCAGTCCGGGTTCCTGCCCGGATGCAGATATGATCAGGAATATGCCAAAAATGACCGAGATTGTGACCATAAGAACTCGATCCGCATTCCTGTAACTGCAAATATTATCATACAACGAAATCATCTCTTTCATAATTCTCCTCCTGGACATCCAATCGATCACTCTCCTGCCCGCTTAGAGGTTTACACCTCAAGCAAGCATGGAGACCGACCAGCTTAAGTAGCTACTTTTCATGTAGGGCTTCCATTACCTGGTTTGGTGATATCTATGAGTGATATGAGTCATTTGTAGATCATATCTAGATCATGGAAGCCAGCATTACCCGCTATGCGGCTCATTTCATACCATCAGAGAAGCTAGGTTGTGTACTCATATCATTGATGTCCGCAGCGCTCAACCCTACCCAGATATATGTAATATCTCCTACGGGACTATCGATTCTAGCATAATCATCCACTGATACGAGCACACGCAATGCTGTCATCACAGAATCATATCATGCAAATGGGTGCTTTGCAGTATCTTTTTTGGACAGGATCTCATCAACCCCTGGCTCAGATCCAACCGCTCTCTTTATCGCCATCTTCGTTGCGAGGTAGTTGTTATCGTAGATCTTCTTCTTGTCTTTTGCATCCCACTCGATGAAGACAGAGACCACTATGAGGATATCCTCAACCCTCTCCCTAGGTATAATCCCTTCCGCGACGCAGTCCATCACCGCTTTTGCGACGGCTGCCTGGGCCGGCCCGAACATCAGAGCCGCCTGTCTTGCGTTCTTGATCGTCACTTTATTCACAATCAGAGTTGAGGGCTTCGCAGGCAGATTCGGTTCCAGAACCGCAAGAAGGGGGTATGACCTTTTCGCGGCGATGCCAGAGATGTTACAAATGCAGCATCAACTGCCCCTCCCTTTGGGCCTATGACTAGATCGATATGCGCTACCTCGGGGCCATCCCCAACCAGCGCTTCTCCGACAAGAGTTCTGCTGAAATCCTTATCCAACCAGACCACTCCCTTGGATCCCTTTACATTGATCTGGTACACTGATAGAATATTAACTTATGCTGCAAGTTCTCTGAAGACCTGATGTTATAACCACCGGGCGCCGATCCGGATGCAGATTCTGAACTGCGTTCCCAGACGTCTCAGTCCAAGATCCCCTTCGGGACCTCTATGCTGGCGATGGCGTGCTTGAAGAGCAGATACGTCCTGGGTCCAGTGTCGAGCACTATTTCGTACGCGTTGAATGAGACAAGCTTGCCGCTCAGCGGCCTGCCATCGTTCATCCTTATCATAACCTGCTGGCCTCGAAGCTTTGGCAGGAACTGCGGCATCTTGGCCTTCGATTCCTCTTGCTCCTGTGCTCCAGCCTGCGTGTTTGTCGTATGAACTCCCTCCTTTATCAGAGTTCTTTCGATGCACAGGCATATATATAGTTGTTCTCGAATAGTGAGTTGAAGCCGATGAAAGATGACATGCTTCTCTGGGATGAGACGCTTTTCAAGGACCCTGAGGTTTTCGAGCTGGATTACGTGCCGGAGCATTTCGATCACAGAGATGCCCAGATGAAGAGCCTGAGGTTCTGCGTGCGTCCAGCCCTTCGCGGAGCCAGGCCTGTGAACGCGCTCTGCCTGGGTCCACCAGGTACCGGCAAAACGACCGCGATAATTAAGCTGTTCGAGGAGATCGAGAAGCACACGAGAAGCGTGATACCTGTGCACATCAACTGCCAGATAGACGGGACACGCTACAGCATATTCTCCAGGATATACAAAAAGATCTTTGGTGTCACACCACCCTCAAGCGGCATCTCATTCAAGCGTCTCTTCGATAAAATAGCAAGCACGCTCGCATCAAGGGAGGCGGTCCTGATCGTTGCTTTGGATGATGTCAGCTACCTCTTCCCGGAGAAGGAGATCGATCACATCCTTTACACGTTTCTCAGATCCCATGAGTCGCTGCCCGGATTCAGAGCAGGCGTGATAGTCGCACACAGTGAGACCTCCCTGAGGTACATCCTGGATCACAGGGTGGAGTCGGTCTTCAGGCCGGAGGAGATCCAGTTCCCTCCGTACAAAAGAGATGAGATATTCGCGATACTATCTCGAAGGGCTCAGCTCGGATTCTATCCAGGCGTTCTGTCCCGGGACGTGCTCGATGTCGTGGTGGATCTCACCGCAGAATCCGGCGATCTCAGGGTGGGGATAGATCTCCTCAAGCGCTCCTGCCTCGAGGCGGAGAGACGGGCATCCAGAAGCATATCAGAGGATGATGTGAAAAAGGCGTTCGAGAGATCCAGGTTCCTACATCTCGAGCACGTGCTCAGATCGCTGAGCAGGGATGAGAGGACGCTGCTGAGGATCGTTGCAGAGCAGCCTGAAGGCAAGGCGCAGTCAGGAGAGCTCTACAGCATCTACCATGAGGTCGCACACTCGGGCTACACCAAGTTCTACGAGATCCTGAAGAGGCTGGAGGCCCTGAGGCTTATAGAGACGAGCTTCACCGGATCCGGCATGCGGGGAAGGAGCAGGATCATACGCCTGAGATATGATCCCACAGAGGTGCTCACCAGAACCGAAGGGTGATCTGCCCATTCGCCTGAAAGCCCCCCTTCGCTCATGCTCTCGCCAGTGTACGGCTCCTGGATACATGGTGTGTGTCTCTCTTACACCAGAGGTCTGGGCTGCTTCTGATCAGGCAGAACAGGGAGGGGCATTGTGTTTATGAGTATGGGCTGCTCCACATCCTTCGCACGCTCGACGAGAAGCTCCTTGCCCCACTGGGTCAGGCCGAAGAGGGGCACCGCGGTCCCGACCTGTACAAGCGGCTTCACGAGCACCCTTATGTGCTTGGATGCACACCCCGTCACTATATCAGCAGCAGAGAGAAGCCGTTCAGCATCATCTCTAGATATGCCGGTCAAATGCACTCCCACAATCAGTATCCTGCAGCCGGTCTCCTTCTCCAGCTCCCTCAGCTTAAAGGCAGTTTCTGCGTCTGTGACTGTGACAGCGAATCTCCTGTACTTCTGGGCTGCGATTCTCGCGCCCTCCAGCTGATCTATCCTCGCATCCCCTGGAGAGAGCACTATACCACCCTTCTTCTTGATGTACTCTATGACCTCTGGTATAGGCTCGGTCTCCAGGAGGCCTGAGATCCAGCCGCCCATCCCCTGGACGAGCGATGGGGAATCGGATATCACAGTCCCAGCACCATCACAGACTGTCACCGCTGCATCGATCAGACCGCGGGATATTCCTGTCATCATCGTCTCAGAGGCCCCGAAGCTCACGAACGTCTTCATCTCGAGCTTCCGCCTGGGGGTGAACATCCCGTGCTCTCTCATGCGAAACTC from Methanothrix thermoacetophila PT includes the following:
- a CDS encoding RNA chaperone Hfq, with translation MLRHVIQLENLRVLEKRLIPEKHVIFHRLQLTIREQLYICLCIERTLIKEGVHTTNTQAGAQEQEESKAKMPQFLPKLRGQQVMIRMNDGRPLSGKLVSFNAYEIVLDTGPRTYLLFKHAIASIEVPKGILD
- a CDS encoding ORC1-type DNA replication protein — its product is MKDDMLLWDETLFKDPEVFELDYVPEHFDHRDAQMKSLRFCVRPALRGARPVNALCLGPPGTGKTTAIIKLFEEIEKHTRSVIPVHINCQIDGTRYSIFSRIYKKIFGVTPPSSGISFKRLFDKIASTLASREAVLIVALDDVSYLFPEKEIDHILYTFLRSHESLPGFRAGVIVAHSETSLRYILDHRVESVFRPEEIQFPPYKRDEIFAILSRRAQLGFYPGVLSRDVLDVVVDLTAESGDLRVGIDLLKRSCLEAERRASRSISEDDVKKAFERSRFLHLEHVLRSLSRDERTLLRIVAEQPEGKAQSGELYSIYHEVAHSGYTKFYEILKRLEALRLIETSFTGSGMRGRSRIIRLRYDPTEVLTRTEG
- a CDS encoding methanogenesis marker 8 protein → MMHIMELLGRCRVKIQDEKVVETTEPLIEWCPLFDKVRGIKRITPEAAAKNAEFRMREHGMFTPRRKLEMKTFVSFGASETMMTGISRGLIDAAVTVCDGAGTVISDSPSLVQGMGGWISGLLETEPIPEVIEYIKKKGGIVLSPGDARIDQLEGARIAAQKYRRFAVTVTDAETAFKLRELEKETGCRILIVGVHLTGISRDDAERLLSAADIVTGCASKHIRVLVKPLVQVGTAVPLFGLTQWGKELLVERAKDVEQPILINTMPLPVLPDQKQPRPLV